AGTACTGCGGCACCGCGTCGTGACCGGACAAATCCACGCCCAGCTCACGCAGCACCTCTTCCAACTGCTGGTAATGCACGCCCGCCACATGCTCGCGCGCTGCGCGCAAAAACGTGTGCGGCGTTTCGGCACTCGTCACCAAACGCAACCGCAGCAGTTGATCCAAGTTCAGGTGATACAGGTCGGCCACGCCGTGTACAACGTTGGCATCAACCAGCAACTCAATGAACTTCCCACCAAGTCCTTCCACATCCATCGCACGGCGCGAGACGAAATGGCGGATGGCCTCTTTGCGTTGTGCCGGGCAGGCCAGTTCACCGGAGCAACGCCATACCGCTGCGCCTGCCTCGCGGACAATCTCCGAACCACATACTGGACACGCCACGGGCATGCGCCACTCTGCAGCATCGGGAAGACGGTTCTCGGCCATGACTCCAACCACCTCAGGAATCACATCGCCGGCACGGCGCACCATCACGGTGTCACCGATGCGCACATCCAAGCGCGCGATCTGGTCTGCGTTATGCAGTGTGGCGCTGGTGACGGTGACCCCAGCCACCTGTACCGGCGTCAGTCGTGCCACGGGGGTCGCCGCGCCCGTGCGGCCGATCTGGATCTCGATCGCCTCGACGGTGGTCGCTTGTTCCTGGGCCGGGAATTTGTGGGCAATCGCCCAACGCGGGGCACGCGCGACAAAACCCATGTCGCGCTGACCAGCCAAATCGTCGAGCTTATAGACCACACCATCGATATCAAACGGCAACGTATCGCGTATGGCGCCCATACGGCGGTAATAATCGAGTAGCCCCTCACTGCCGTACACCAACTCCACCAGTGAGGAGACCGGAAACCCCCACGCACGCAGGTGTGCCAACATCTCCGAGTGGCGGCTAAATGGTGTGGCGTCAGCTACTTCGCCCACACCATAGACATAGAAGCTCAGTGGGCGCTGCGCGGTGACTTTTGGATCGAGCTGCCGCAACGAGCCTGCCGCACCATTGCGCGGGTTGGCCAGCACCTTCCACCCGTGCAGACGGGCCTGAATGTTGTAGGCATCGAAGTCAGGACGCGGCATATACACCTCACCGCGCACCTCCAACACACGCGGCCAGCGGTCACCTTGCAAGCGCAACGGGATAGCACGCACGGTACGCAGGTTGGCCGTGACATCTTCGCCCGTGGTGCCATCGCCGCGGGTGGCCCCCTGGATGAACACACCGTTCTCGTAGCGCAGGCTGATCGCCAAGCCATCGAGCTTAGGCTCGGCCGAAAACGCAGGCGCCGTTCCCCCCAGACGCCCGGTAATACGGCGCACGAACTCAGTCACTTCCTCATCGTTGAACGCATTGCCCAGGGACAGCATCGGCACGGCATGGCGCACTTCGGCAAACGCGCTGACAACAGTGTGACCAACACGTTGGGTTGGTGAATCAGGAGTCGCCACCTCTGGATAGGCTGCTTCGAGCGCATCCAGCTCACGCAGCATCCGGTCGTAGTCAACGTCCGGGATTCGAGGCTGATCGAGTACGTGGTAGTGATAGCTGGCCTCGTCAAGGCGACGACGCAACTCGGCGGCACGCTGGGCAGGATCCAGGGGGATCATCGCGGCGGAATTAAGTAACCTTTTAACAGGCAATGATTGTATAGCAGCGTTCTTTTACGGCACCTCAAAGACCGCAACGCTCCGGATGGTCACTCGCAAGGACGGTTTCTCTCTCACTGCACTCTATATCCGTTCAACCCGTTACCGGGAGCATGGGTCAAGTATCGCCTTCAAGCAGGGGGTGCTATGACGGCATCAGGCCATCAGTCTCTGACGCAGACTGACAGCAAGGGCAATGGACCTAAATACAACCGCATGGTCTGGGCAAGGCGGGCGATACCAAGTACCGCGATACCACCTACCGTTTTATCGAAACAAGATTGTAGATTGGATGTACAGGGCCTTCTCTGAGATAACCTGCCTGCTGAGCTGGGCACATGGCACCTGCTCCTCAAACGCTTGCCCGATCAGGTCAGCGAGAGATGTTCCAAGGCCTGTTCGATGCGATGCGCCTACTTTCAGACATGGAAAGATACAGCGGTCAAGGTCATGATCGTGAAGGCACTCCGACGCAGTCAGGGCACACAAAAAGGAATTGGGGACTCAGGCACCCACCGTTCCCGGGATGATCTGCCCAAAACACTCTATGCATTCAGCACTGTGTTGCGCCCCCACCACGGTGTCATTCCCCTTGATCCCTGTGCAAGGAGTCAATCACCAGGAAACGCTTTGATAGCGTGCTTGCCAATCAGGCCTTGAAGGTCACGATGCAGCAGTACAGCGGACCAACGGTGATTCGAGAAAGATTGCACGAGGAGCTTCAAAAAATCAGTGCGATACGACCGCCTTCAGGGGTAAGAGCCGCGCCCGCCTGGAGCAGTGCCAGGCCGATGTAGCGCAGTAAGTGCATGACTGTCCAAGCTTTGAGGCGATGGTCGCTGCGTCCGCATCCACAACACACCCCATGTTGGGTTAACGCCGATGATGCCTGCGAGGTAAAACGGATAACCGCTGCCCCGAACGGCAGATTGATGACTGCACGCTTGATCACTTAACCAAGGCAATCATCTGACCAAGCAAGGCAATGCCTCTGCATTCAAGCAACACAGAAGCCTGAGTGATCCGGCTGATGAGACATAGGGAGGATACGTTGCGCTCCGTCCATCTCACGATAGCCGGTATGACAACCAGACCTCCTCATGTTCACCCATGCGAGAGAGTCATCATGAAGTGCCTGGTGCTGGTGGTCTCTGACATACAGTGCATCGCGGATGCGTACAAGACGACGACTCCACGTCGAGCTTTGTTTACCTTTGTTTACCAGCGTGAACCCTTGGTCAATGGAGGCGCTTGATGTTGGCGGTCGTAGGCACGCAGTTCGTCACGGATGTGGGCAATGCGCTGGCGGCTCAGTGCATTACGGCTTTCATCCAACACCACACCATCGAGCAGCTCGGCCATACGCTGCACGGTAGGCAGCATTTTCTCCCAGGCATCGAGTGCGGTCATTGGTGCCGGCAACGTCAAGAAAAATGAAATCGCCGGGATCTGCATCTCGCGGATGTGGGCCATATCGAAACTGCCAGGTTTCAGAATGCTCGCCATGCTGAAGATCGGCCCACGCTCCGGATAGCCCTCAACCAAACGGTGAAATACATTCATGTATCCGAAGATCATCCCGGTTTTCTCCGCGGCCACCACAATGTCCTCGCCGCGGAGCACTTGCTCTGCCTTCGCCGCAACGAACAGCAGGATGATCTTGTCAAAGTCCTGGCTGGGCCGCTTACCCAATTCAGCATCCCCAGGTTTAGTGGCCGCAGGACTTATTTCCTCCTGCAGAACCGGCACATTTTCCTCATCCAGCCCTCCGGGCGAGGAGGTGTCCGCCTCGGTAGATATCATTGGCTCACGCCGTTCGCGTAGCGGCTCCTCTGGTTTCATCCGAGCTCCCTGAGCCGATGTCTTGGGCCTACTGAACAGGAAGATAGCCGCAACGAACAGCATTCCTACAATCGCGATCCCAATGCGCAACAGGGTGATGTCAGACATTCAGTATCCCTCCAGCGATGCGCTTACCCAGCATCTTATCGGCACAAGCATGGCACGTCAGCGTCCGTCCACCAAACGGGCAGCTTCGGCCAAGTCGACGCTGACCAGGCGGCTCACACCGGGTTCACGCATCGTAACGCCGGAGAGTTGCTGCGCAGCTTCCATCGTCGCCTTGTTGTGACTGACGAAAAGGAACTGCACTTTCTCACTCATCTCCTTCACCATGCTGGCCAGGCGCCCCACATTGGCTTCGTCTAGGGGGGCATCCACCTCATCGAGCAGGCAGAACGGCGCCGGGTTGAGCTGGAAGATGGCAAACACGAGTGCGACTGCTGTCATCGCCTTTTCGCCGCCGGACAGTAACGAAATGTTGGAGACGCGCTTGCCTGGGGGCCGTGCCATGATCGCCACACCGGTGTCGAGCAGATCTTCACTGGTTAACTCCAGATAAGCATGACCACCACCGAACAAACGGGGATACAGTGCCTGCAAACCGGCATTGACACGATCGAAAGTCTCCTTAAAGCGGCCACGGGTTTCTCGGTCGATTTTGGAGATGGCCTCCTCCAGTGTTTGCAGTGCAACCGTCAGGTCGGCATGCTGCGCTTCCAGGTACTCCACGCGCTGCGCGGCCTCGTTGTACTCGTGAATCGCCGCCAGATTGACCGGCTCCAAACGGCGTATGCTTATATCCAGTTGGTCTATCGCCACCTCCCACTCCGCCGGGTTAGCTGCCTCAGGGAGTCCATCGACGACGTCCTGTAACACGAAACCGGCTTTCTCCACCGCCGCCTGGCGCTGCTCAGCGCTGAATGCCAGCGCCTGTTGATCGAGCCGACATTGAGACATACGCTCGCGCTGTGCCAGGGCCTGCTCATCGCGTTGCTGGCGGGTTTGCTCGAACTGGCGCAATTCGGTGTCAATGCCATCAAGCCGGGTGCGTGCCTCGATCAAAAGGCGCTCGGTGCGTATCCGCTCGCTCAGGGCCGCCTGATGTTGCTGCTCCAGCACCTCTACTGGCGAGTCACCTTCACTGAGTTGGGTCATCAGTTCCTCCAAGCGTGCGTCGAGCTGGCCTCGCTGGCTATCCATACGCTCCAATGTCTGGCTCAATGACACCATTTGGGTACGTTGGGACTCTAAGGTCAACGCCAACGCATGCATCGCATCACGCACGTTGCGTGCCGCTTCACGCGCCTGGTCACGGGTCTCGTTGAGCTGGTGGCGCTCAGCATCCAGAGCCTGACGCCGCCCCTCCAAATCACACATGCGGGTCACTGCGTCATCAAGTTTGGCGCGCGCAGCACGCGCTTGGTCACAGCTGGCGTCCAACGTCTCAAACAATTGGGCGATTTCGGCTTCAATGTGCTGGATACGGCCTCGCGCCGCCTCCAGTTTGCCGCGTTGGGCCTGTCGCTGACCGGCCAATTCGGAGACACCACGATGCGCAATGTACAGTTGCCGCTGTGCATCTTCGCGGTGCTGCTCCGCCATCAACAAGTGGTCGCGGAAACCTGCCAGACGATGTTCTAACTCGGCTTCGCGCTCTTGCAGCGTCTCGATCTGCACGCGCAGCGCTTGGATCTCGCGCTCCCGCAGCAATGCGCCTTGCTCAGTCGCCCCCGAACGCGACACCCGGACCCAACCTTTACCCAAGCATTCACCGTTGCGGGTGATCACCCAATCGCCCTCACCCAGGTGTGCTTGCAGGGCCCGCGCAGCCGCCAAATCCTCAGCACCGTGCAGATGCGTGAGCAAACGGCGGATCGCCATAGGTCCCTTGACTTTAGCCGCCAGCGATGTCGGGGCGACATGCATAGCTGTATCCGTGTCAGCCACCAAGGCGATGTGACCTTCACGCAGTGCGTGCAATGCCTCAATCAAAGTCCCCGGATCGTCAACAAGGACGCCTTCGATCAACGGACCAAGGGCGCTTTCAAGGGCGTTCTCCCAGCCGCTCTCGACACGAATACGCTCTCCCACGCGCGCGGCTGCATCCAATCCATGCGCCTGCAACCACGTCATGGCCGCCCCCTGTTCCTGGCCAAGCGCGGCCTGTTGTAGTGTCTCCAATGAAGACAAGCGGCCTCGCGCAGTTTGGGCTTGTTTGCGAACATCGGCTAGTTCAGTCTGAGCGGTGCGCTGCTGGTGCTGTACCTCAGCCACTGTCTGTTTACGCTGTTCGACTTGGTCGTTAAGCCCGTCCAGTGCTGCTTTCTGGGTCTCGTAATGCACTTCGATCTGCTCAAACGCTTCGGCCAATGCGTCCAGATCGAGCCCAGCACGTTCCGCGAACAGTACCTCACGCCGCCGCTCAGCATCCAAGGCCTGACGGTCAAGATAATCGACACGGGTGCGCTCGACCTCACCGGCACGCGATGCCTCACTGGTATCCCGGTTGTGCATGTCCCAACGCTGCTGCCAATCTGTCAGTGCAGTCTCAGCCTCGCGCAGGGCGTCCTGTTTGAATTCGTTTTGCTCGTGCAACACCTGTAACTGGGGCTCGTTGCTTGCGACCGCCTCACGTAACACGGCCAATCTGGCGACATCGTCCCCCATGTGGCGCGTCAGCTCGATGAGTTGGTGCTGTGCTTCATCGCGTGCTTTATGCAAACGCTGTGACATCTCGCGCTGATGCTGAATCTGTTGTTCAATGCGGGCCAGTGTGGCACCCACTTGATAGACATCGGCCTGTGCAGTCGCCAACGCTTCCGCAGACTCTTCTCGACGCACACGCGAGGTCTCGATCCGCATCTCAGCCTCGCGTTGCTCAGCGAGCAACTGCTGCAACCGGGTCTCCTCCTGGAGTGATGTCTGACGCAAGACATGCAGACGTCTGTCCAAATCACGAAACTCCAATGCCTTCCACTGTGCATCTTTGCCACGTCGCTCTTCTTGCAGTGCCTGATACTGCTCAGCCTGACGGGCCTGGCGCTTGAGGTGTTCGAGCTGCTTACCGATCTCCTCACGCAAATCGTTAAGGCGATCCAGATTCTCTCGGGTATGACGGATCCGGCTCTCGGTCTCTTTGCGCCGTTCTTTGTATTTGGAGATACCTGCGGCTTCCTCAAGATAGATACGCAGATCTTCAGGGCGCGCTTCAATGATCTGGCTGATCATGCCCTGCTCAATGATGGAGTAGCTGCGCGGCCCCAAACCAGTCCCCAGGAACAAGTCGGTAATATCGCGGCGGCGGCACTTGGTGCCGTTAAGGGAGTAGGCACTGGAGCCATCACGGCTGACGGTACGTTTGACCGAAATTTCGTTGAACGCCGCGAATTCCCCACTGATCGTGTGGTCGCTGTTGTCGAAGATCAGCTCGACTGTGGCCTGTGCTACCGGTTTACGCGCCGAAGACCCGGAAAAAATCACGTCGGTCAGCGAATCTCCGCGCAACCGGCTTGCCGAGCTTTCGCCCATCACCCAACGCACGGCGTCGATAATGTTGGACTTGCCGCAGCCATTCGGACCAACGATACCAGTCATGTTGGTAGGCAGATGAAGCGTGGTGGGATCGACAAACGATTTGAAACCGGACAGCTTGATCGTGGACAGGCGCATAGGCTGAAGGTTCCAGGCGCAACGGGTTGACAGCGCCCAAACGTAAGGAGTTCCGGGGGAAATGGGTTCCCAGGGGATCATGCGCCGCAGCTGCACGACCACCACACCGATAAAAGTGAGCGGA
This region of Xylella taiwanensis genomic DNA includes:
- the ligA gene encoding NAD-dependent DNA ligase LigA; the protein is MIPLDPAQRAAELRRRLDEASYHYHVLDQPRIPDVDYDRMLRELDALEAAYPEVATPDSPTQRVGHTVVSAFAEVRHAVPMLSLGNAFNDEEVTEFVRRITGRLGGTAPAFSAEPKLDGLAISLRYENGVFIQGATRGDGTTGEDVTANLRTVRAIPLRLQGDRWPRVLEVRGEVYMPRPDFDAYNIQARLHGWKVLANPRNGAAGSLRQLDPKVTAQRPLSFYVYGVGEVADATPFSRHSEMLAHLRAWGFPVSSLVELVYGSEGLLDYYRRMGAIRDTLPFDIDGVVYKLDDLAGQRDMGFVARAPRWAIAHKFPAQEQATTVEAIEIQIGRTGAATPVARLTPVQVAGVTVTSATLHNADQIARLDVRIGDTVMVRRAGDVIPEVVGVMAENRLPDAAEWRMPVACPVCGSEIVREAGAAVWRCSGELACPAQRKEAIRHFVSRRAMDVEGLGGKFIELLVDANVVHGVADLYHLNLDQLLRLRLVTSAETPHTFLRAAREHVAGVHYQQLEEVLRELGVDLSGHDAVPQYWQVEVLRAQWPHFDWNRSKIATKWAENLIAAIDRSRETTLERFLFALGIEHVGESTAKALAQWFGDLSLIRQLPWPLFKCVPDIGAEVARAIGHFMDQPANQQAIDDLLARGVRITDMHPPSSKLRDALTLANVLQHLDIPKITPLRAVQLTAIAPSLPLLTETSLDVLVQAGVPQAVAQSLTDWFQCPGNVPLVARVQRLCDALLARLPVADIARIGPLDGQSVVLTGTLASLTREAARARLEMLGARMASSVSQKTSFVVAGEGAGSKLDKARALHVEIWDELRLLAFLEKHGEH
- the zipA gene encoding cell division protein ZipA; this encodes MSDITLLRIGIAIVGMLFVAAIFLFSRPKTSAQGARMKPEEPLRERREPMISTEADTSSPGGLDEENVPVLQEEISPAATKPGDAELGKRPSQDFDKIILLFVAAKAEQVLRGEDIVVAAEKTGMIFGYMNVFHRLVEGYPERGPIFSMASILKPGSFDMAHIREMQIPAISFFLTLPAPMTALDAWEKMLPTVQRMAELLDGVVLDESRNALSRQRIAHIRDELRAYDRQHQAPPLTKGSRW
- the smc gene encoding chromosome segregation protein SMC; its protein translation is MRLSTIKLSGFKSFVDPTTLHLPTNMTGIVGPNGCGKSNIIDAVRWVMGESSASRLRGDSLTDVIFSGSSARKPVAQATVELIFDNSDHTISGEFAAFNEISVKRTVSRDGSSAYSLNGTKCRRRDITDLFLGTGLGPRSYSIIEQGMISQIIEARPEDLRIYLEEAAGISKYKERRKETESRIRHTRENLDRLNDLREEIGKQLEHLKRQARQAEQYQALQEERRGKDAQWKALEFRDLDRRLHVLRQTSLQEETRLQQLLAEQREAEMRIETSRVRREESAEALATAQADVYQVGATLARIEQQIQHQREMSQRLHKARDEAQHQLIELTRHMGDDVARLAVLREAVASNEPQLQVLHEQNEFKQDALREAETALTDWQQRWDMHNRDTSEASRAGEVERTRVDYLDRQALDAERRREVLFAERAGLDLDALAEAFEQIEVHYETQKAALDGLNDQVEQRKQTVAEVQHQQRTAQTELADVRKQAQTARGRLSSLETLQQAALGQEQGAAMTWLQAHGLDAAARVGERIRVESGWENALESALGPLIEGVLVDDPGTLIEALHALREGHIALVADTDTAMHVAPTSLAAKVKGPMAIRRLLTHLHGAEDLAAARALQAHLGEGDWVITRNGECLGKGWVRVSRSGATEQGALLREREIQALRVQIETLQEREAELEHRLAGFRDHLLMAEQHREDAQRQLYIAHRGVSELAGQRQAQRGKLEAARGRIQHIEAEIAQLFETLDASCDQARAARAKLDDAVTRMCDLEGRRQALDAERHQLNETRDQAREAARNVRDAMHALALTLESQRTQMVSLSQTLERMDSQRGQLDARLEELMTQLSEGDSPVEVLEQQHQAALSERIRTERLLIEARTRLDGIDTELRQFEQTRQQRDEQALAQRERMSQCRLDQQALAFSAEQRQAAVEKAGFVLQDVVDGLPEAANPAEWEVAIDQLDISIRRLEPVNLAAIHEYNEAAQRVEYLEAQHADLTVALQTLEEAISKIDRETRGRFKETFDRVNAGLQALYPRLFGGGHAYLELTSEDLLDTGVAIMARPPGKRVSNISLLSGGEKAMTAVALVFAIFQLNPAPFCLLDEVDAPLDEANVGRLASMVKEMSEKVQFLFVSHNKATMEAAQQLSGVTMREPGVSRLVSVDLAEAARLVDGR